From Polaribacter butkevichii, a single genomic window includes:
- a CDS encoding AraC family transcriptional regulator, translating to MFKNVGESTFEEITLEKGFYVLHFQNESKEIENFDRKINNAFIQIHFCLRGKAKFLFNNGTYSFDVLDNRAILLYNPQGVLPINLEIQPKTTLVSLLISIEKFHSLFSKESGYIPFLSDENSNKKYYDDTEIKPSVARVLQEIINSKTNNSIRDLFVRGKVYELLSLHFQKEENLEGEFCPFLVDEQNVLKIRKAKEIIITRMAEPPSLQELANEIGLNIKKLKEGFKQIYGDTVYSFLLDYKMEYARKLLESNQFNVNEVGVKIGYSTASHFIAAFKKKFGTTPKKHVLSSKQ from the coding sequence ATGTTCAAAAATGTCGGAGAAAGTACATTTGAAGAAATTACTTTAGAAAAAGGTTTTTATGTGCTTCATTTTCAGAACGAAAGTAAAGAAATAGAGAATTTTGATAGAAAAATTAACAATGCTTTTATACAAATTCATTTTTGCTTAAGAGGAAAAGCTAAATTTTTATTTAATAACGGCACCTATTCTTTTGATGTTTTAGACAATAGAGCCATATTATTATACAATCCACAAGGTGTTTTACCCATCAATTTAGAAATTCAACCTAAAACAACATTGGTTTCACTATTAATTTCTATTGAAAAATTTCACTCACTATTCTCTAAAGAATCTGGTTATATCCCTTTTTTAAGTGATGAAAATAGCAATAAAAAATATTATGATGATACAGAAATAAAACCTTCGGTTGCCAGGGTTTTACAAGAAATCATCAACTCTAAAACCAATAATTCTATTAGAGATTTATTTGTTAGAGGAAAAGTATATGAGCTTTTAAGCCTTCATTTTCAGAAAGAAGAAAACTTAGAAGGTGAGTTTTGTCCTTTTTTGGTTGATGAACAAAACGTACTTAAAATTAGAAAAGCCAAAGAAATTATTATTACTAGAATGGCAGAACCACCTAGTTTACAAGAATTAGCTAATGAAATTGGCCTAAATATTAAAAAACTAAAAGAAGGTTTTAAACAAATTTACGGCGATACCGTGTACAGTTTTCTATTAGACTATAAAATGGAATATGCTAGAAAATTATTAGAAAGTAATCAATTTAACGTAAATGAAGTGGGCGTAAAAATTGGTTACAGTACAGCAAGTCATTTTATTGCAGCCTTTAAAAAGAAATTTGGCACCACACCTAAAAAACACGTATTAAGCAGTAAGCAGTAA
- a CDS encoding TrmH family RNA methyltransferase encodes MEQLTHYDIENNQKQFPITIVCDAIRTPENIGMCFRISESFGVQKIYFHEASPSTANRIVKKTARNTVNQIQHEVYNNFEALINQLKAEGNTIIGIEITDKSIDIQDFNFKNHKKIVLLLGSERNGIENVDLLDHTIAIPMFGRNSSMNVIHSLAITLYEVTNQLTVSSKQ; translated from the coding sequence TTGGAACAATTAACACATTACGACATAGAAAACAATCAAAAACAGTTTCCAATAACAATTGTTTGCGATGCTATAAGAACACCAGAAAACATAGGTATGTGTTTTAGAATTTCTGAAAGTTTTGGAGTACAAAAAATCTATTTTCATGAAGCTTCCCCTTCTACAGCAAATAGAATTGTAAAAAAAACTGCCAGAAATACGGTAAATCAAATTCAACATGAGGTTTACAATAATTTCGAAGCCCTTATAAATCAATTAAAAGCAGAAGGTAACACAATTATTGGAATAGAAATTACTGATAAAAGTATCGATATTCAAGATTTTAATTTTAAAAATCACAAGAAAATAGTTTTACTTTTGGGAAGCGAAAGAAACGGAATTGAAAATGTAGATTTATTAGACCATACCATTGCCATACCAATGTTTGGTAGAAACTCTAGTATGAATGTAATACACAGTTTAGCAATAACGTTGTATGAAGTAACTAATCAATTAACAGTTAGCAGTAAGCAGTAA